In Struthio camelus isolate bStrCam1 chromosome 3, bStrCam1.hap1, whole genome shotgun sequence, the DNA window ttacTTTACTGCATATCTTGTTTCCCAACACCTCTGTTTTACTCTAAGTAGCTGTTCAGATGCCTTTAATGCTCTTTAGAAAGCTTCATTCTTGTACCTTTACCTCAGCAGATAAAAGAATCGGTATCAAAGGGCAAATGAGTTAAAAAGACCCATTAAATATTAGCTCTCCCGAAAGGTCAGTGAGGGAAGCTCTTCCCTCAAAATTATGAGGCGTTCTGCAGAATCAAAACAAACACTAGATAAAATTTACATTGTACTGAAGGATCCTCTTGGCTACTGCAAaaacctaaatttttttttttttttaaatgagtgtaTATTAAGTTCCTACAGAACCCAAGTTTATCAGACTACAAAACCCACAAATTACAAAAATTAATAGGAATTAGGTCTGAACTACGTTGAAAATAAACTACCTCATCTTGGTATTTGCCAGAAAAatcaaacttcttcactgtgagggtgacagagcactggaacaggttgcccagagaggtagtggagtctccttccctggagatattcaaaacccgtctggatgtgatcctgggcaatatgctctaggtgaccctgcttgagcagggaggttggactagatgatctccagaggtcccttccaacctaaacgattctgtgattctgtgaagtcaaTTGTCAGGCACAGATTGGTAgaccttcccccctcccacccttttTAATGATCCTAGAAAAAGATGCAAATTTAGAGTTCTGCATCTCTTATCAGCCAGCTGTACTCTCTGGAAATCTGAGCAGTAAAAATAAGGAGAAATGCTCCATCAATATATATGATACAAAGATTAATtctctgaagtcaacaggagtttttcttccccaaataCTTAGAATATATACAGCAAGATTATGCAGTATctagttttaaagagaaatatgCTTTATCTATTGGTAATCAATAAAATTTGATCTTCTGTTAAAATGAATTAATTACCTTTAGGATTATTAAACATAAGCTGCAAGTATTGACAGACAGCcaagaatattattatatttagCATTTCTATATACAATGTTAGACTGCAATTCACTAATGCTTTGCAGCAAATGTTCCAGCAATTCACTGATGCTTTGCAGCAAATGTTCCAGCCAATTgtacgggttttttttttgtttggtttggttatTAACTGATGGAATTGCTGGGTTGCTTCAATTTTTGATaaatcaagcaaacaaaacaccCCAGCCAGCTTATTTAGAAGACACCATGCGAGTATAGAATGAAAAGGGGAGTGGCTTACCTTGTCTTACACTTATTTTCCTATACTAACTTAAGCCAGCTTTTAGTCTAAGAACAGTGTAACTAAACAAAATGTTTACGTGTTTTAAAATGGTTTACTGTCTAAAAATTTTGCTTCACTTACTGTTGAGAAAACAAGCTACTCAAATTAGATGAGCTTTTAAAACATTAATGTCCCAATGTAGTAACTGACAGATAGAAGCGGCAAGTTGTCTCTGATCAAaagctatgcatttttttaaactgtaaaacaaatTAATACCGATTACTGCAACTGAAATGGTGTTTTCTGATTCCCTGTATTTTGAGTAGGTGAAAAAACATCTACCTTTTCTTAGCATGAGCTTCAAACTGAGTTTTGAACCACAACCATAAATTTCGGTATAAGGCTTGTTACTATCCATATTATCCAATAAAGTCTGATAATAGACTTTCACGCATTCAACTAGTAACTGCTATTTTTCAGGCAGTGAGGGCTAAAGTAACGTTCAAAAAACCACCAGGTATTGCCAGTGGGATTTATGCTTCTGGTGAGAAATGCAAACAAAGTTTAACACACTTATAAGCCCTATGAAATTAAAGCAGCAGTGGTATATAGACTAGCATGTTTCTAACACACATGACAGCAACTAATAGTGTATTAGTCCCTTTGTCGTGGAGAGTACTACTGCAGATGCTAATTTTCATATAATATGCCACTTAAAAATGGTACCATAGAAAACCTTTTATCATATATGAATTTATTACAATACTGTAGTTTACAGTTAAGACACGCTCAAATATCTCCTAGAACTAAGTATAGCCTTCAAACAGGAGTGTCTGTCTCCTGAGTGAATTGCAAATGTGTAAGCAGTTATTTATAATTTTTGTCTCTTCTATAAAACCACTAGAATAATTTTGTTAGTCATCAGGTAATAAAGAGGTTTTCAAGTAGAAGTGCTGAGACTAGACTTAAGTTTACAAGTATAGtacttcaaaaatacttttatttttcttttaaccaaTACTTATTTAGAGCCAGAGCCTTTTTCATCTCCATGTTTATATGCCATCACTAAAAAAGTGGACAGAAAATACCACCAGAAACTGAGGTTCTGGTGAGTAATAACTCATATTGCTACTAAACAATAGAAGTATAGTTGATAATATgcagaacatgaaaaaaattacctttaaagTCAACTCAAAGTGTCCTTCAGCTAGgtgataaaaagcaaaaaaaaaaaaaaaaaccaaaaaaaacccaagacctttatctgtttttaagaaaGCATCCGAGTTAATTAACTCCTTAAAGTTTCATAGTCTAATTTGTATATTTAACTACAGGATCCTTCTATCACGCTACCTTTTTTAACAGCTACGTTCTAACTCTTAGCTTAGCTTTTATTAAACTTTCcctatgtttttttccttatctgctgATAAGGAAACAACCTGTAGAATAAGCACCATCAGTCTGGCCTGAAATTAGTAAGATAAGCAAGCACACCTCAGGTGTTTGGTGCAAGTTCTGTGAGGTAGGATTGAACACAGGGACAAATTCAATAAAAAGCACGTACTGTAAATACACTGCATACAGATTAGCCATGTAAACCAATGCAGAACAATAAGGAAATTACATtattaaaagtttttatttaGGTTTGGTCAGTACAGGTAAGATAATATTGGAGTCACAGAGCAATATGCATAAACAGGATACAACAGTTCTTAAAAACTGAGTAACTATGCACACAATTCATAAACATTCGGTCACCTAAGGAGAAAATGCACAGATGTATGGTGGGAAAAACTGTAATTTACACTGAAACTACTACAGGACTCCTTCAGTACGTCCATCTTTTAGTGATAAAACTACTGTACTGGGCAAAATTGGCAGTCATAAACCCACAGCTATTATGACAATTCTTGAAGGTGGTGTAAGTATAACAGTATGAGTAAGAATGCCCTTACACAGCACAGGTTCTAGATATACACAGATTTGTACAGACATCATTTATGTTATACTTTgtggaaataatttccatttcaaCTTCACATTAACTCATATAAAAATAACTTGAGCTACACAAACGTCCTTTTAGCAACATTCAACGTAATTAACTGTTAAAATTTCCAAAGTGGCAGAGGTATTGAAgcaaaaagaaacccacaaaaaGGCAAAATTGTGACAAGTATGCACTAATTTAAACGGCTTCTGGACAGTATCCTCTCCCAATTTAAATGACACTGtataaaaatgctgcagaaaaatgttacaaaactGAACCCTGCACATTTACACTGGAGTCCAAACCATTCTGGACATGACGAGAACCCACAGTTCTGTTACCTTTCATGctcactgttttctcctcttgAGGATCATGATTGGAGTCTGTGTCATTTGAGTGGTGAGTGAGAGAGTTTTCACTGCCAGTGGGAGAGTCTACACTTTCATACCCAGTACTGAGTTGGTTTATGTAGCTACCACCTCCTCTACCAGTTCTATCTTCAGAGTGGTTGGACAGCTTATTACCATTCCCTGGAGAAGCCGGGAAGTCATCTTCCGTGCTGCTACCCTCCCTATAAAATCCAGGCCCAGACGTCCGCTGATGGGAGGAGCTACCATTACTTGGTCCGTTAGCCAGACGGCTGCAGTCTTTACCCACAGCCTCTCCCTGGTCTGTAGGCTCAGAAGAGGGAGTCCTGCTGGTACCTGGGGTGGAGGCCTGGGACTGCTGTTGCTGATACTGAGCCAACTGCTGGCGAGTCTCCTTCAACTGCTGCTGAAGAACTAGAATGGTACTCTGCATACCTTCTACCTCCTCATCAAGCTGGATGATGAAGTCATTCAATTCTATATAAAGAAAACACATTTGTTGCAAATACTTAATAGCCCATATATAGAGTCTCAGGCAAGACAATTAAAATCCAGTAACAACATTTCATGCTGAAATTTTTCCAATAGACCCATTTTTTCAGTCATCAGATCTGCACCATCTTTGATATTCTGCTTCTGAAGGAGAAAATTCTAAACTATCATCTACATACTTGTTATAATGCTATTCAGAGTACAAGAGAAGACTACAGGAAAACACTAAATGAGAAGAAATTCATTTCTGGGCAAGAAAGGAGGATATTTGGAAGAGAGCTCAATTCAAACAATGACTACGTGCAAACAGATTGCACTTTTGAGTGCAAAAATCTTAGCAGAAACACTAAAAAAGCAACCATGAACCACAGGGCCGTATGTAGTAGGTCTGAATACAAAAACCTATTCAGTGAGAAAAAGGCATCAGTCACATTTCAAGAAAGCTTCAATTCTTACTGCTTTTAATCCTGGCTAACAGGACGCTAAAAGAAAAGGTAGATTTTTGCTGACTTTATCAGCAAAGTTGTTTACTAATTCCACAGAGGTTTTAGCGCTGCTTATGTACACAGAAAAGACTTTTCAATGGGGACTGCATTTTGGAGCAGAACAAACGcgaaacagcaaaagaaacactGAACCAAAGTCCTCAACTGCACATTAACCTGAGAgagcaaataaaatgcaaaccGCTTACTAAGAATTTATAATATTAGCTTAAAAAGTGTTCTTGCAgctacagaaaaaatattcattgGGAAAGCAAGAGTGGTACTGTAGTATTGTTACAGTTTGTCTGTTCACAACTTTGCTCTACTACATTTGtttcagaagggaagaaacaatCAGGACTAAGAACACATCTCACACTGTTCTGCAGCTTACTGCACTATACTGCGTTCTGGAGCAGATATCCTCAAAGAAAGTCCACACTTGCTTCAATTAAAACTTGATTAATTTAGATGAAGTGCATTATGTAAACAGTAGTTAGGAAACAAACTTAACTATTCAACAAAATAACCATGGTTAATGCAATTACAGAAAACCATTTAAGAACTCTTATTATATATCACTTTATACTGTACTTTCTCACAAAAGATGATTCTACAGCAAAAAAGTCTATCCTTCAAAATATAGGATATATCAGACTTAAGCAGTGCCAAAACACATTTGTGCTGTCCTACGGTTTTCagttgtaaaacaaaaatatattcaggTTTAAGCAATAACGAGCTCATGTCCCAAGATTTATTGTAATAAGCGGTTAACCTATTGTGTAACAGTACCAAAAAGCCAAATTTTAATCAGAGATTAAGAACTATCTATCCTGAACTCTCAACTGAaaatctggaaattaaaaaaaattttctcctCCATTTAAATTATGCAAGAGGTCAGAATTTACAGGTACCTCCAATTCAGGTTCACAATGCTGCACAATGTGGACTGTGAATACAATAATGGAACATTTTCTGCCAGCTGAGCTATTTAAgcaaaaagtgcatttttgttGAATTAGACATTGCTAAGACCACCCCCCCCAAATAAACTCAAAATGAGTCACAGATGACAAAGAAACATTGTTTTCAGTGCACGCTTCGGTTCGTGCAACGTTAACAGCTTTAACAGCTTTGATCTTATCAATTCACCAATAATGTGTGCAGTCTAAACATTCCCTATTAAATAACAAGtcctaaaataaaaaagcctggcaatttcaaattcaaccccccccccccattgttgGAGCTGCAAATCCCACCAATTCCCAAAGGTTAGGTTCGTTTTTTGATTTTGCAATTAAGGTAACCAGTGAAGACTTAAAATTGTCATGTTTTACTTGACAGCGCCCTTTCATTCTAGCAGAGGAGAATTTACAGTATCTGCATCATCAGTAAATTAAGCCAGCAGTAGTGCAAGGCAActtccattttcttaaaaaaatcccTTACCATCCTGACTGCTTTTAAGTTCCTCACTATATTTCTTCTGTAAAGCCAACTCTGCCTCAAGCTGTGCAATGCGTCCTTGGGACAGCTGCCTTCCAAGCTCTTGATTCTCCTGGATAAGCATTCGACACTTCGCCATTAACTTTTTGCCTGTTTGGCTGCAAAGGAAAGAGCCATCTATcacaaaatgaatataaaacctTCAGTAATCTTCCTCAATCACAATCATAGACAAAAAGGAGATGCAATTTCTGCATGTCACAATTCAAGGAACATTATGCCTCAACATAATTGTCATAGCAGAAAGTCTCCCTATAGTTACCACAGGCTGTTCCAATGTCTGTTGATCTTCTCTCGCTGTCCCATAAAGTGGAAGGCAAGTTTATTACTGTAAATATGAATGAGCATATTGTTCTTTTTTAACACTAACATCTGGATTAGCAGTATGCACAACCTTGCATGTGCTGATTCTCAATGGAGTTAAATATTTGATTAAAGATGTGCCTTGTAATTCAAAAGATCAAGGACAGCATAAAAATGTGTAAACTGAATCatacacaaacaaaaagcttcttcCTTTATTGTACTTGTATAATTTAGTAATTACATATAGGTGAAGAGAAGAAAGTTGGTTTGGGGAAAACATGAAAATCCCATGCTCGTTTTTACAGCGACATCCATTTTTCTTTGAGAGGCTTAGATGGTCATTTGGATGTTATCTGagtacttttgtttaaaaatttaagtGTCTGTTTCtcaatttatatattttacagtagCGTACACAGTCCATTTCATGATTCCTTCAGTCAGCTTTTCCTGTGCACATCTTGCATAGTGAGGAGAAAGTACAATGCAACTAAAAATTGGCAAGAAAAGTTAAGTACATTACTATTCATTTAGAATGGCCACATTTCAGATCAAGAGCAATGCTTTAGGATGTCCAATTTCTGAAATAAGTGGGAAACATCAGATAGAAAAGGTATTTTGAATTGACAAGATATATTCTCTTTAATCACACATCTTTAATCTTCATGATAAAAACTGCATTGTAAAAGCATTATAGGAAGTAGTATGCAAATTAATATATAGGCAATACAGCTGACTCCAAAAAAGTAAGAGCTAAAGTCCTCTAAGATCCTTGGTCTGCTGAAGTCAGGACAGCAACCACAAATAGTTCTCTTTTTATGAGGCTCAGCAACATAATAAAGCTGTCCTCTTTTCTATGGAAGTGTAAGCTCTgttaagggaaggaaaaaaaaaaaaaaagacttgagcaGGTTTATTGTGAATTCATTGGCAGGACTTGTGTTTCTTTACAAGACCAAGGAGGTCAGCTTAAAGTTGTTTTAAACAATTGACAAAGACGAAAAGAGATTTTGAAGATTAAAGGAGTATAACAGGAATTTCTGCTACTATGATTCAGAGCCACGGTTCTCTCCTGCAACCAAAATACCGAGAAGTAAGAATTTAATATAAACATTTCCTAATCAGCCCCCTTTTAAGCATTCAAGCCTCAGACAGTTTTTAAGTTCTGCCAGCTCTGCCCCATTTAACATTTTCCGACTGACTCTCCCAAAATCTTTCAGATGGGCTGCTCCAGAAGAAATTTGGCTGTGTAAAGTCCTGGAAGCCTGCAACTCTGCTAAAGGCAGCAAACTGTTCTCTTTCTCGATGTGATGTCCAATGCCAGGTCCTTGACGTTTAAATTGTGCTGACCTAATACAATCCAAGTAATACATTTAAGATAAACGTTTCCTTAAGATGTTCATTCTTTGTAAAGTAGGACCATTTTGGAAATAAGCAGTGTGGCATATCCCAAAAGCTTTTAGGCAGACATGCAATGATTTTTAGTCACTTGCAGATTCCTGTTACTGTATTCATCATCACTACAAGTTAAAGAAGTTCACAATGCTTACGTCATTTAACGTTTTTCTCTTCACAAAACAACGTCAAACTGTAGTAGCAAGTACTAGTTACCTTAAAATTGGGACAATTTTAGAATCCCATTAATTTCTTCATGTTAACTCCTgccaaaatgtaaaatatttattacctGTATAGAAATTTGCATAGTTACCTATAATGCTATTTCTTCCCATCAAGATTTCCAGATGTTCTGAACTAGTGCAGCACCAAGCAACCTCCCCTTGCAATTTATGTAAAAGACATCACATGCACAAGTGACAAATTCAGCAACTATTAAAATAACTCCTATTAGCTGTAAAGCTAAATTTGGCAAAGTTTTCACAAATCCACTTGATACACATGCAACAAAACCTGTAGGAATATAAGTGGTTAAATTTCAAAAGACTACTTTTTTTATAGTAAGCTCTCTGCAAattgtttcttttatctttttaattcaaGTGCATACTGTATGTTCAATGATGGTTAAAATGGCTTAGCAGAGCCATTCCTTTGATTATACgcccttttattttctgctccagACATCAGCAATGATTATGCTGTACACCCTTATCTATGGTTAAGGTCCAGAACTGATACTGCTTAGGGTTGCAGTCAACATGTTACCTCTGAACACCAGTTAGAGATTTGAATAGGAGCATTAGCTCTTTCAAAAACTAGGTCAGGTGCCTTGAAATAAGAGTAGCTGCATATGAGGAAGGACAAATATTGGGGGCGGGGTGATGAGGGCAGGAAAGGAGAGATGAAAAATCCTGTAGATCCTTTACATGTGAGTCATCATTTCTTCACCTctccagaaataaaaatcaatcaaATTATAACCCAGTTTTGAAGACAGCCTCTATTTACCAGGAAATAAATCTAGTTTTCTGCATTCCAGCTATTGCACATATGTATTACGTACATTCACCACAGTTGGACTCAATTATATGACAAGTATCAAGGAAAGTTGTAGCTACAAAAGTGACAAAATTTTCTTTGATACTTTTGCTTGCAAGAAGGTGGTAATGGCTACTTGTCTCTCCTCAGTTGTACATGTAACTTTAGAGCCTGAGgacttcttaaataaataaataaacaaacaaacaaccagtATCTAAACGTATTAAGTCATTTTTTGAATTCCAAGTTAAACAAGCAATCTGCATGGCATGTCAGATCAACAACCCCAACAGCTGCCTCTGTTCGCACATCATAGTAAATTTTACAAACAGCTTGATAACACGTTAACAATTTATTAATGCAAGTCTTACCTCTGTTTTGATGCTAGATCATTAAAACCTTAGATACTGCTACAGCAAAATCATTCCAGATGTtatcccttttttaaaaataaagtttctctgaaggtttttcttttgctgtaagcCATTACTCATGCAAAAAATAAGGCTGCATAAGAACACTACTCTTCCTTTCCATATTAATCATCTAAAGCACAAACAGTTAAGATACTTCTGAGTTGAAAAATATGTAATGCTATCTTAATAAAGATCATCATTTTACCAATGAAACAGGTTGAGTTCATCACCTTCCATGAAAGCTGgacctcttttttaaaatttaaaactgaatCTTCTACAGTCATGAAATATTGACAACTGCTTTGGAAATCAAAACTGTAGTTTTCTAGATAGACCTCAATTtgctaaaaaagtaaaataaaaataaaaaatacacaaatgcttTATCAAGTCTGCATTTCACTTTACACACCTCAGACATGCACTCCCAGCTGTCCCAGACTGCTATTCTTGCAAGCAACTTGGGACAACAGAACAGAGGCATCAACAGAATAGCAATGGCTCCTTTCACTGATTCAACCCAGGAAAATGCATGCATTTAAGGTTTTTGGTTTGTTAGAATATTGTCTTCCCTTTTTTCAGAGAACGAGACAATTCAGAAATAACAATCTGTTCAATTCTCGTTCATCCCAGGAGTTTCACAATACAACAGCATAAGCAGTAGTGTTCCTTGAACTATATTACAACTATTTCAAGGCACATTTTATATAGAagtgcaatacaaaaaaaaaaaaaacaggtgtacaaaggaataaaaatatcccATCAACACTGAAGACAGTTGCCATTGTGTGTGCCTTCTGTAGTGAGCATTTGAGATCAGTTCTCAGAAGACTGAAAAATTCTCATTGCTGCATGAAAACATGCAGTGAAATACTTAACACAACTAGTTTCACTTATACATGCTAGTTGTGATCAAATATATGTCGCTTCCAACAATTTTACACCTGCAATTAGATAGAACGTACATTTTTGTACAGTCCTAATTTTGAGGCGCCCACAGTATTTCCAACCATCCAGAGAACAGTTCATGATTTAGCAACATTGACTTAAGGCTCCGCCAAGTGTTACAGAGCCCAAATGCTAAACAGTCAAATGTGTACACTAGCACTGACGTGATATGAAATAGCACTCGTGGCTATTCAGAACTGGTTAGCAAATAAACTCTTTAATGCAAAATTCATCTCATTGAGTTTTGACCCAGCAGTTCAGTGAACAAGCAGGAAGTCCACAGTCTTATTGGCAAAACTGACTTACAGTGTCTCTAAGTCACTAGGCTCAAGGTTAAGAGCGAAGCATATTCCACTTCTACATTTTACGGGAATTTTACATGTTCAATTCATGATTTATAATCTCTAGGTTCTCTCTCCTCCAAACTGTCTGTAGACACAGTGTGCCACAGACTTAAgacttctgtttttccctctattttcttCAAATAGAACAATTTTGCAAATGTCTACACGTtctagaaaggattttttttcggAGATGGCCATTTCTTCAGAATAGTCCGACGCCGTCAGGCCTCTGAagcaaagggggagaaaaaagctgaaacaCAAGGTTCATCTGGTAAGTTTTACATTAAGCATTACAAGCTGGACAGTATAAGAATGTGGCTTTTGGCTCAAAACGTCTGAGTCTTGGTGTGGAAACGAGTACTTGGCTGTCCCACCATAGCATTCTCGTAGTGGGACTGTCAGGGAAGTCTTGACTGGggagtatttgttttgtttacctATCAGGCGTAAATTTCCAGGCACTCAGTTCATTTTGGGCTTGTTCCAGTTTGTCTTTAGTCTGTTCCAGTTCACCTTTCATTTTTAGGAAAAACAAGTTGATGGCTGGGTCCACCATTGTTGATCTCAGTTGGGCAACACTAGGCTGCTGGACTTGCTTGAGGTACTGAATCTGATtctgcataaaacaaaaaaaatgttatttatgcaTCACTAAATACAATTCTATAATCTATGAAAttccataattaaaaaatagttattCCAAAGATTAATATTAATAAAGCTTGCTTTGCCCTCCAATATTTTAACATGAAGATAAAGAACCACTCCCCCTCCCTATTAATATGCATACTCCCCAAATCTCTCCCCACGCCAGCTTAAACTttcaaggctgctttttttttttttaatcttttgcttcAAATTTAATCTTCTAGATGTCAGTTTACATTTGCAAAAGAAATGACTGGTAAAAGAAAGGGAGCATTATAATGTACACTGCCTAAATTCTTTcgaaaaaaatctgtacatacAAAGACTTGTCTGCTTAAAATAGAATGCTAATTTCCACGCAACTTCAATGAAAGTTATCAACATTAATGGTccaagcaatttttaaaagcaactacTAAGATTTATTTAGCCTTTGCCAAAAAACCTGTTTGGCTTATAATCACTTATAGTGTGAGTTTGCCCCTCCTTTAAACCAAAATCATtcagaaaattaagaaatatcAACATAAATTAAACAGATTTTGTTTGGATTTAGATTCTCTTGAAATAAGCACAACCCAAAAGACTTACAATTAGTCATCAATATTTCACAAGGAATAACCGAgactgtttcttttaaatatagcaTTTGTTAGTCAAAACGTCGATGTATTTAAGCAGAATCCCCTCCGCCCCCGTTGCTTCAATTTTAATTCCATCACAGCACGCAATCATAGAACAGGCTACTAAATAGCAAATGATTAGAATCCAGTCAATCACTAAAATCACATTGGCCTACATGGAAAACGTTCATTCTAAAGTTCAGTTTATTACACTCCCTGTACATACATCACATTTCTCAGGTAAAGAGAGGTAAACATaacattacattaaaaagaaatattaataaaaaatcagGGGTTTTGCCTGCTGCTACATACATTCTTGCAACTCGATGGAGAGCAACAGACCCTTGCATTTAGTTTCACTGATAAACAGTATAAGACATTACCAGCAGGACTGAGGGACAGAGCAAGAGTCTCCCCCCAACACACGTACAGCTTGCTTAGGACAAGTTGACCTTCACAGTCAAAGGTACAGTCCAGTTCAATCACTTTCCTGTATGGTCAATTTATTCTGTTTGTGGAGTCTTTCACACAGCAACAGTGAAGAGAAAGTATAAGTATAAACATTTTATCTTAAAGATGAGCAGTGGTGACTCCCAGGTCAAGTCACTTCTCAATTTAGGAAGATATAATTTACATATTAAGTAGCACCAATTCTTGGATTTTATTTCAAGTATGTGATTTCAAAGTCATCGAAagagctgaaatatttcaaattaactTCACATTaatttgatataaaaataaaaaaattaactacTTGCAAAAAGTTTTTGAAACAACCTTCATACTTTGtctatttacatataaatatttttgaagtagtTTTAAATAtctagaaagaaatataaaaggaaCACTCAACTTTCTGATGCTTGGACTAACGGGATTATTTCAACAATGTGGCATTCTTTATGAGGACCAGCACTAGTAGAGGGTAAAAGAGCTA includes these proteins:
- the WTAP gene encoding pre-mRNA-splicing regulator WTAP; its protein translation is MTNEEPLPKKVRLSEADFKVLPRDELILRWKQYEAYVQALEGKYTDLNSNDVTGLRESEEKLKQQQQESARRENILVMRLATKEQEMQECTNQIQYLKQVQQPSVAQLRSTMVDPAINLFFLKMKGELEQTKDKLEQAQNELSAWKFTPDSQTGKKLMAKCRMLIQENQELGRQLSQGRIAQLEAELALQKKYSEELKSSQDELNDFIIQLDEEVEGMQSTILVLQQQLKETRQQLAQYQQQQSQASTPGTSRTPSSEPTDQGEAVGKDCSRLANGPSNGSSSHQRTSGPGFYREGSSTEDDFPASPGNGNKLSNHSEDRTGRGGGSYINQLSTGYESVDSPTGSENSLTHHSNDTDSNHDPQEEKTVSMKGNRTVGSRHVQNGLDSSVNVQGSVL